The Cryptosporangium minutisporangium genomic sequence TACCGCCCGGTGGCGTCGCGCTCGACCAGCTGGTGGTCCTCGAGCGTGCGGAGCAGCCGGTAGCTGATCGAGCGGTGGACGCCGAGCACCTCACCGATCTCCACGATCGACACCGGGGCAGCGGCCGCGGCGAGGTGCTCCAGGATCCGGATGCCGCGGTCGAGGGTCTGCGACTGGGGTGCGCCCGCGCCGTCCTCCGCCGCCATCCGTCCGTCCTTCCGCTCGCCTGCGCTCACCCTACGGTGACCGGTCTCGGCCGCCGGGAAGGGCCGGGTGCACGAATCGGCGTTCTCCCGTGCACGCGATGGCTCCGGCCCGGCCCGCGGGCGGCGTCGACTGAACCGCGAAGACGCTGGACGACAAAGGAGTGGTGCAGTGCCGGTACAGACGCGCCAGCCGCGGACGCAGATGCTCATCGGCGGCGAGTGGATCGAGGCGGGCGGCCGCAGTACGTTCCCGACCTACGACCCGGCCACCGGGAAGGTGCTCGCCGAGCTGGTCGAAGCCACCCCGGAGGACGTCGACGCGGCGGTGCGGGCCGCCACCGAAGCGTTCGGGGCCTGGGCGGACCTGCTGCCGGCGGCGCGCGCCCGGCTGCTGCTCCGCGTCGCCGACCTGGTCGAACAGCACGCCGACGAGCTGGCCCGGCTGGAGACGACCGACCAGGGCCAGCCGCTGGCGATCAGCGGCGGATTCTCGGTGCCGATGGTCGTCAACCAGTTCCGCTACCACGCCGGGTGGGCGACGAAGCTGACCGGCATCACGGTCGACGTGTCGGTGCCGGACGTCGACTACCGCACCCGGCGCGAGCCGCTCGGCGTCTGCGGCCTGATCACGCCGTGGAACTTCCCGCTCATGCTGCTGTCGTTCAAGCTCGCGCCGGCGCTGGCCACCGGCAACACCGTGGTGATCAAGCCCGCCGAGCAGACGTCGCTCACCACGATCCGGCTCGCCGAGCTGTGCCTGGAGGCGGGCATCCCCGCCGGGGTGGTCAATGTCGTGACCGGCGGCGGCACGGTGGGCAAGGCGCTCGTCGACCACCGGGGCGTCGCGAAGATCAGCTTCACCGGGTCGACCGAGGTCGGCCGGGAGATCGGTGCCGCTGCCGGACGGGCGCTCAAGCGGGTGTCGCTGGAGCTCGGCGGCAAGGCGCCGAGCGTCGTAGCGGCGGACGCGGACATCGACGCGGCGGTCGCCGGGAACCTGATGGGCGGCCTGCTCAACTCCGGTCAGGTGTGCGCGGCCTACACCCGCTTCTACGTCGCCCGGCCGCGGGCGGAGGAGTTCGTCGACAAGCTGGCGGCGGGCGCCGGTTCGCAGGTGTTGGGGCACGGCCTGGACTCCTCGACCCAGCTGGGCCCGCTCGTCTCGGCGGAGCAGGTGTCGCAGGTCGATCGGTACGTGCAGATCGGGCGCGACGAAGGCGCGACGCTGGTCACCGGGGGATCCCCCGCCGACGGGGACGGCTTCTTCTACCGGCCGACCGTGTTCACCGACGTCACCGACTCGATGCGGATCGCCCGGGAGGAGATCTTCGGGCCGGTCCTCTCGGTGATCCCGTACGAGGACGAGGACGAACTGGACCTGGTGGCCCGCGCCAACGACACCGAGTACGGCCTCGCGGCGGTGATCTGGTCCGGCGACGTCAAGGTGGCCAACCGGC encodes the following:
- a CDS encoding aldehyde dehydrogenase family protein produces the protein MLIGGEWIEAGGRSTFPTYDPATGKVLAELVEATPEDVDAAVRAATEAFGAWADLLPAARARLLLRVADLVEQHADELARLETTDQGQPLAISGGFSVPMVVNQFRYHAGWATKLTGITVDVSVPDVDYRTRREPLGVCGLITPWNFPLMLLSFKLAPALATGNTVVIKPAEQTSLTTIRLAELCLEAGIPAGVVNVVTGGGTVGKALVDHRGVAKISFTGSTEVGREIGAAAGRALKRVSLELGGKAPSVVAADADIDAAVAGNLMGGLLNSGQVCAAYTRFYVARPRAEEFVDKLAAGAGSQVLGHGLDSSTQLGPLVSAEQVSQVDRYVQIGRDEGATLVTGGSPADGDGFFYRPTVFTDVTDSMRIAREEIFGPVLSVIPYEDEDELDLVARANDTEYGLAAVIWSGDVKVANRLARRIRAGSVYINMPPLLDAAAAWGGVKASGLGRENGWDAIEAFTEVKSIWTAL